The Sphingomonas sinipercae genome contains a region encoding:
- a CDS encoding glycoside hydrolase family 43 protein — protein sequence MTFRVEATDAGQGIRIAISAEGRNATYVLADTLQPDFLNFYAELARDFGTRPPRALLHHPTDHDPRWRPLLTENVHPHILSGYGDPAVLKTDDGWILVATSNDAPDAFPILHSSDLDQWRHVGFAFPRSETPGWTAAGSRVGDFWAPEIARVGDEYWLVYTARDRDHVLRVGLAKSALPTGPWTDIGRPLLGSGTIDGHIFVDDDGAPYLLWKEDRNGIWPRKLAALLRDRPELIERIFSEEEDRRTARFAAEIVGWAATRRPIERFFVMQPFIGTAVDNYESVRRVLSSSGEGDDLLAAMTTPILAQRLASDGTSLLGSPTVAISNDQLWEGHLVEGPFLWKQGKHYFLFYAANDFTDPAYGIGVAVGESPLGPFTKHQAPLLKTARSWAAPGHASVALGPDGQPHIFFHAFFPNTGGYNVFRALLTALLRFDGDRVEVVQ from the coding sequence ATGACCTTCCGGGTCGAAGCGACGGACGCCGGCCAGGGCATCCGGATCGCGATCAGCGCCGAGGGCCGGAACGCGACTTACGTCCTCGCCGACACGCTGCAGCCCGACTTCCTGAATTTCTATGCCGAGCTTGCCCGCGATTTCGGCACCCGCCCGCCGCGCGCGCTGCTCCATCACCCGACCGACCACGATCCCCGGTGGCGGCCGCTGCTGACCGAGAACGTCCATCCGCACATCCTCTCCGGCTATGGCGACCCGGCGGTGCTGAAGACGGACGATGGCTGGATCCTGGTCGCCACGTCGAACGATGCGCCCGACGCTTTCCCGATCCTGCATTCCTCCGACCTCGACCAGTGGCGGCATGTCGGCTTCGCTTTCCCACGCAGCGAAACTCCCGGCTGGACCGCAGCCGGCAGCCGAGTCGGCGATTTCTGGGCGCCGGAAATCGCCAGGGTCGGCGACGAATATTGGCTGGTCTACACCGCCCGCGACCGCGACCATGTGCTGCGAGTCGGCCTGGCCAAGAGCGCCCTGCCGACCGGGCCGTGGACCGACATCGGCCGGCCGCTGCTGGGCAGCGGCACCATCGACGGCCATATCTTCGTCGATGACGACGGCGCGCCGTACCTGTTGTGGAAAGAAGATCGCAACGGCATCTGGCCGCGCAAGCTCGCGGCCTTGCTGCGCGACCGGCCGGAACTGATCGAGCGCATTTTCAGCGAGGAAGAGGATCGCCGGACGGCGCGGTTCGCGGCGGAAATCGTCGGTTGGGCAGCGACCCGCCGGCCGATCGAGCGCTTCTTCGTGATGCAGCCGTTCATTGGCACCGCCGTCGACAATTACGAGAGCGTCCGCAGGGTCCTGTCGAGCAGCGGTGAAGGCGACGACTTGCTGGCGGCAATGACGACACCGATCCTTGCCCAGCGGCTGGCGAGCGACGGCACGTCCCTGCTGGGTTCGCCGACGGTCGCGATTTCGAACGACCAGCTGTGGGAGGGGCATTTGGTCGAAGGCCCGTTCCTGTGGAAGCAGGGCAAGCATTACTTCCTGTTTTACGCGGCGAACGATTTCACCGATCCCGCTTACGGCATCGGGGTGGCGGTCGGCGAAAGCCCGCTCGGGCCGTTCACCAAGCACCAGGCGCCGCTGCTGAAGACCGCGCGGAGCTGGGCCGCGCCCGGCCACGCGTCGGTCGCGTTGGGACCGGACGGTCAGCCGCACATCTTCTTCCACGCCTTCTTCCCCAATACCGGCGGCTACAATGTCTTTCGGGCGCTGCTGACGGCACTGCTCCGCTTCGATGGGGATCGGGTCGAAGTCGTTCAGTAG
- a CDS encoding aminopeptidase P family protein — MSSYADRLKALREQLKSDRLDGFVVPLTDEHMSEYIGSYAQRLAWLTGFQGSAGSAVVLPEEAAIFTDGRYTLQVRSQVDGKDWSYQSVPETSVADWLKDHAPKGGRIGYDPWLHTRDWVKKARESLAGRGAELVAVGQNPIDKVWADRPEASKATLDVQPDEYAGKSSAAKRTEIADWLAGHGADAAVLSALDSIAWAFNVRGQDVAHTPVALAYALVNADGTADLFVAGEKVGADVRQHLGNGVRLHERSDFEPALAHLAGKTVAVDPERAVAAIFDALEKAGARVIAVRDPTVLAKAIKNTVEISGQKAAQARDGAAIARFLKWVDEEAPSGEVDELVASDRLEAFRKENAELRDLSFDTISGAGPNGAIVHYRSDESTNRKLEQGTLYLVDSGGQYVDGTTDITRTVPIGTPTDEMRDRFTRVLQGHIAIDTALFPKGTRGSQLDSFARRPLWEAGLDYAHGTGHGVGSFLSVHEGPQRISPVGSAQSGGDEPLQPGMILSNEPGYYKTGEYGIRIENLVLVVDKPIDGAEKPMLGFETLTFAPIDRRLVVKEMLSARELEWLNAYHARVLEKIGPKLEGSDREWLEAACAPL, encoded by the coding sequence ATGTCCAGCTACGCCGACCGCCTCAAAGCTCTTCGCGAGCAGCTCAAGTCCGACCGCCTCGACGGCTTTGTCGTCCCGCTCACCGACGAACATATGAGCGAATATATCGGCAGCTATGCGCAGCGCCTGGCGTGGCTGACCGGATTTCAGGGCTCCGCCGGCTCGGCGGTGGTGCTGCCGGAAGAAGCGGCGATCTTCACCGACGGCCGCTACACCTTGCAGGTCCGAAGCCAGGTCGACGGCAAGGATTGGTCTTACCAGTCGGTGCCGGAAACTAGCGTTGCCGACTGGCTCAAGGACCATGCGCCCAAAGGCGGCCGGATCGGCTACGACCCGTGGCTGCACACGCGCGACTGGGTCAAGAAAGCGCGCGAGAGCCTCGCCGGCCGCGGTGCGGAGCTGGTGGCGGTCGGGCAGAACCCGATCGACAAGGTCTGGGCCGACCGGCCTGAAGCGTCCAAGGCGACCCTGGACGTCCAGCCCGACGAATATGCCGGCAAGAGCTCGGCCGCAAAGCGCACCGAAATCGCCGATTGGCTGGCCGGCCACGGCGCCGACGCGGCGGTGCTGTCGGCGCTGGATTCGATTGCCTGGGCGTTTAACGTGCGCGGGCAGGACGTCGCCCATACGCCGGTTGCTCTGGCCTATGCCCTGGTCAATGCCGACGGCACCGCCGACCTGTTCGTCGCCGGTGAAAAGGTCGGCGCCGACGTTCGCCAGCACCTTGGCAACGGGGTCCGGCTGCACGAGCGGAGCGACTTCGAACCGGCGCTGGCCCATCTTGCCGGAAAGACCGTGGCGGTCGATCCCGAGCGCGCCGTCGCGGCGATTTTCGATGCGCTTGAAAAGGCGGGCGCCAGGGTCATCGCCGTGCGCGACCCGACGGTGCTCGCCAAGGCGATCAAGAACACGGTCGAGATTTCCGGGCAGAAGGCGGCGCAGGCCCGCGACGGGGCGGCGATCGCGCGCTTCCTCAAATGGGTCGATGAAGAGGCGCCCTCGGGGGAAGTCGACGAGCTGGTCGCTTCCGACCGGCTCGAAGCCTTCCGCAAGGAAAATGCCGAGCTTCGCGACCTGTCGTTTGACACCATTTCCGGCGCCGGCCCCAATGGCGCCATCGTCCATTATCGCTCCGACGAGAGCACCAACCGAAAGCTTGAGCAGGGCACGCTCTATCTGGTCGATTCTGGGGGTCAGTACGTCGACGGGACCACAGACATCACCCGCACCGTGCCGATCGGCACGCCGACGGACGAAATGCGGGACCGCTTTACCCGTGTGCTTCAGGGGCACATCGCCATCGACACGGCACTGTTTCCAAAGGGCACGCGCGGCAGCCAGCTCGACAGCTTCGCGCGCCGGCCGCTGTGGGAAGCGGGGCTCGATTATGCCCACGGGACCGGCCACGGGGTCGGCAGCTTCCTGTCGGTTCATGAAGGCCCGCAGCGAATCTCGCCGGTCGGAAGCGCGCAATCGGGCGGCGACGAACCGCTGCAGCCCGGCATGATCCTTTCCAACGAGCCGGGATATTACAAGACCGGAGAGTATGGGATCCGCATCGAGAATCTCGTGCTGGTCGTCGACAAGCCGATCGATGGTGCGGAAAAGCCGATGCTCGGCTTTGAAACGCTGACCTTCGCGCCGATCGATCGCCGGCTGGTGGTCAAGGAGATGCTGTCGGCGCGCGAGCTCGAATGGCTCAATGCCTATCATGCCAGGGTGCTCGAAAAGATCGGCCCGAAGCTTGAAGGCAGCGACCGCGAATGGCTCGAAGCGGCCTGTGCGCCGCTCTAA
- a CDS encoding S9 family peptidase → MNKPANRPAPPQAEQRPHSFERHGVTVDDPYAWLRDQGYPEVTDEDVLSYLKAENAYFEAWKAPHTALVDALFEEMKGRIKEDESSVPIRDGDWLYWWKFEPGAQYRQWWRRPVAGGDDQLIFDEPAAAAGKDYFRLGALEVSPDGKLLATMIDDSGSERFVLRIRDLATGADIETITEVGIGSPVWASDNAGIVFTEVNDQWRSYRARYHRLGTPVEDDKTLYEETDDLGFSVGIDDSQDRSLIFIGTGDNTTSEVRFVPAGDPLAEPVLIATRQAGREYSPDSAHGKLWIVTNDDHVNFRLAEADIANPGEWRTVMPGSDRVYLTGHTAYRDHIALQLRVDGLDQLMLRTYAGEEIRLPFDEASYSAGFAGNPEFAPDAYRLTYSSMVRPLTVYDYHPGSGELEALKEQEIPSGYDGSQYATERLMVPARDGKHVPVSVVYKKGFEKDGQGKLFLYAYGAYGISIPPGFSTTRISLLDRGWAFAIAHIRGGDDLGYNWFLDGKLTKRNNSFNDFVDAAKGLVDAGFTRPGRIAINGGSAGGELMGVVANSNPELWGAVVADVPFVDVLNTMLDDTLPLTPGEWPEWGNPITDKAAFELIRSYSPYDNVKRQDYPPMLITGGLNDPRVTYWEPAKWAAKLREMKTDDNLLLLKINMGAGHGGKSGRWEHLKEIAETYAFVLTEVD, encoded by the coding sequence ATGAACAAACCCGCCAACCGCCCCGCCCCGCCGCAAGCCGAGCAGCGCCCGCATTCGTTCGAGCGCCACGGAGTCACGGTCGACGACCCTTACGCCTGGCTTCGCGACCAGGGGTATCCGGAAGTCACCGACGAAGACGTGCTGTCATACCTGAAGGCGGAGAACGCTTACTTCGAGGCGTGGAAGGCGCCGCACACGGCGCTGGTCGATGCATTGTTCGAAGAGATGAAGGGGCGGATCAAGGAAGACGAAAGCTCGGTCCCGATCCGCGACGGCGACTGGCTGTACTGGTGGAAATTCGAGCCGGGCGCGCAATACCGCCAGTGGTGGCGCAGGCCCGTTGCCGGCGGCGATGACCAGTTAATCTTCGACGAGCCGGCGGCGGCCGCGGGCAAGGACTATTTCCGGCTCGGCGCGCTCGAGGTCAGCCCGGATGGAAAGCTGCTGGCGACGATGATCGACGACAGCGGGTCCGAGCGGTTCGTGCTTCGAATCCGCGACCTGGCGACGGGCGCGGACATCGAGACGATCACCGAGGTCGGCATCGGGTCGCCGGTGTGGGCCAGCGACAATGCCGGGATCGTCTTTACCGAGGTCAACGACCAGTGGCGCAGCTATCGCGCGCGCTATCACCGGCTGGGCACGCCGGTCGAAGACGACAAGACGCTGTACGAGGAAACCGACGACCTTGGCTTTTCGGTCGGCATCGACGATTCGCAGGACCGCAGCCTGATCTTCATCGGCACCGGCGACAATACGACCAGCGAAGTGCGCTTCGTGCCGGCGGGCGACCCGCTGGCCGAGCCGGTGCTGATCGCGACGCGCCAGGCAGGCCGCGAATATTCGCCGGATTCGGCGCACGGGAAATTGTGGATCGTCACGAACGACGACCATGTGAACTTCCGGCTGGCGGAGGCCGACATCGCCAATCCCGGCGAATGGCGGACCGTCATGCCGGGATCGGACCGGGTCTACCTGACCGGCCACACCGCTTACCGCGACCATATCGCGCTTCAGCTTCGGGTCGACGGGCTCGACCAGCTGATGCTGCGGACCTACGCCGGCGAGGAAATCCGGCTGCCGTTCGACGAGGCAAGCTACAGCGCCGGGTTCGCCGGCAACCCGGAATTCGCGCCGGACGCGTACCGGCTGACCTATTCATCGATGGTCCGGCCGTTGACCGTCTACGACTATCATCCCGGCAGCGGGGAGCTTGAGGCGCTCAAGGAGCAGGAGATCCCCTCCGGCTACGACGGATCGCAATATGCGACCGAGCGGCTGATGGTCCCGGCGCGCGACGGCAAGCACGTGCCGGTGTCGGTCGTCTACAAGAAGGGCTTCGAAAAGGACGGCCAGGGCAAGCTCTTCCTCTACGCCTATGGCGCTTACGGAATCTCCATTCCGCCCGGTTTTTCGACCACGCGCATCAGCCTGCTCGACCGCGGCTGGGCCTTTGCCATCGCCCACATCCGCGGCGGCGACGACCTTGGCTACAACTGGTTCCTCGACGGCAAGCTGACCAAGCGCAACAACAGCTTCAACGACTTCGTCGATGCGGCGAAAGGCCTGGTCGACGCCGGGTTCACCAGGCCGGGGCGGATTGCGATCAACGGCGGGTCGGCCGGCGGCGAGCTGATGGGGGTCGTGGCCAACAGCAATCCCGAGCTGTGGGGCGCCGTGGTCGCCGACGTCCCGTTCGTCGACGTGCTCAACACGATGCTGGATGACACGCTTCCGCTCACCCCCGGCGAGTGGCCGGAGTGGGGCAACCCGATCACCGACAAGGCCGCGTTCGAGCTGATCCGGAGCTACAGCCCTTACGACAATGTGAAGCGCCAGGATTATCCGCCGATGCTGATCACCGGCGGGCTAAACGACCCGCGCGTCACTTATTGGGAACCGGCCAAGTGGGCAGCGAAGTTGCGCGAGATGAAAACGGACGACAACCTGCTGCTGCTCAAGATCAATATGGGTGCGGGGCACGGCGGCAAGTCGGGACGGTGGGAACATCTCAAGGAAATCGCGGAGACCTATGCCTTCGTCCTGACCGAGGTCGACTGA
- a CDS encoding threonine aldolase family protein, producing the protein MRFFSDNAAAAHPAVIDAIARSNQMDTAYDGDALSQRLDGAFSELFGREVKALWVTTGTAANCLALAALCPSFGAIVCHRDAHIENDEAGAPAFFAGGAKLMLVDGPGAKVTPEAVAEACDRVRKDVHQVQPKALSITNATEYGLAYRAAEVAALGEVARSRGLALHMDGARFANALATTGESPADVTWRAGVDALSFGFVKNGGLNAEALILFRTELADEVAVRRKRAGHLASKGRMLAAQILAMLENDLWLDNARSANAAAQTIASAAGERLVYPVEANEIFLRCTPGEAASLRSAGFDFYDWAPGEIRLVTSWDQQGEAVEQLAAAITRL; encoded by the coding sequence ATGCGCTTTTTCTCCGACAATGCGGCGGCCGCGCATCCGGCGGTCATCGATGCAATCGCCAGGTCCAACCAGATGGACACGGCCTATGACGGCGATGCGTTGAGCCAGCGGCTCGACGGTGCCTTTTCCGAACTGTTCGGGCGCGAGGTCAAAGCGCTGTGGGTGACGACCGGCACCGCGGCGAATTGCCTGGCGCTGGCGGCGCTCTGCCCGTCCTTCGGCGCCATCGTCTGCCACCGCGACGCCCATATCGAGAATGACGAGGCCGGGGCGCCCGCTTTCTTCGCGGGCGGGGCCAAGCTGATGCTGGTCGACGGGCCCGGGGCGAAAGTGACGCCCGAGGCCGTCGCCGAAGCCTGCGACCGGGTGCGCAAGGACGTTCACCAGGTCCAGCCAAAGGCGCTGTCGATCACCAACGCGACCGAATACGGCCTGGCTTACCGCGCGGCCGAAGTCGCGGCGCTGGGCGAGGTCGCACGGTCGCGCGGCCTTGCCTTGCATATGGACGGGGCGCGCTTCGCCAACGCGCTTGCAACCACCGGCGAAAGTCCGGCGGACGTCACCTGGCGGGCAGGGGTCGATGCGCTCAGCTTCGGCTTCGTCAAGAATGGCGGCCTTAATGCCGAAGCGCTGATCCTGTTTCGGACCGAACTTGCCGACGAAGTCGCGGTTCGCCGCAAGCGGGCCGGGCATCTGGCAAGCAAGGGGCGGATGCTTGCGGCGCAGATCCTGGCGATGCTCGAAAACGACCTGTGGCTCGATAATGCCCGGTCCGCCAATGCCGCCGCGCAAACGATCGCCAGCGCCGCCGGCGAGCGGCTGGTTTATCCCGTCGAAGCCAACGAAATCTTCCTGCGCTGCACGCCCGGCGAAGCGGCGTCGCTGCGCTCGGCGGGCTTCGATTTCTACGATTGGGCGCCGGGCGAAATCCGGCTGGTCACCAGCTGGGACCAGCAGGGCGAGGCAGTCGAGCAACTGGCGGCAGCGATCACGCGCCTGTGA
- a CDS encoding class II aldolase/adducin family protein: MEGISALSSLDIPSLEGKVSDEEWAIRVDLACAYRMVAYYGWDDLIFTHLSARIPGPEHHFLLNPYQLMFEEVTASSLVKVDVHGNPVDPTPFITNPAGFTIHSAIHMAREDAQSVMHLHTPAGQAVSAHGEGLLPLTQTAMLVRGEVAFHEYEGVAVDLSERERLVADLAEKSLMLLRNHGTLAVGKSIGECFVKLYFFERACQAQIMALSAGDDLNHPPQGSPEITSEQGSAGLSVAANLLAWPALKRKAYRLDPSFAT; encoded by the coding sequence ATGGAAGGGATCAGCGCCCTCAGCTCGCTCGACATCCCGTCGCTGGAAGGCAAGGTCAGCGACGAGGAATGGGCCATCCGGGTCGATCTCGCCTGCGCCTATCGCATGGTCGCTTATTACGGCTGGGACGACCTCATCTTCACGCATTTGTCGGCGCGCATCCCGGGGCCGGAGCATCATTTCCTGCTCAACCCCTATCAGTTGATGTTCGAGGAAGTGACTGCTTCCTCGCTGGTCAAGGTCGACGTGCACGGCAACCCGGTCGATCCGACGCCGTTCATCACCAACCCCGCCGGCTTCACCATCCATTCCGCGATCCACATGGCGCGCGAAGATGCGCAGTCGGTGATGCACCTGCACACGCCGGCGGGCCAGGCGGTGTCGGCCCATGGCGAGGGGCTGCTGCCGCTGACCCAGACGGCGATGCTGGTGCGCGGCGAAGTCGCCTTCCACGAATATGAAGGCGTCGCGGTCGACCTTTCGGAACGCGAACGGCTGGTCGCCGACCTGGCCGAGAAAAGCCTGATGCTGCTTCGCAACCACGGCACGCTGGCCGTCGGCAAGAGCATCGGCGAATGCTTCGTGAAGCTCTATTTCTTCGAGCGGGCCTGCCAGGCGCAGATCATGGCGCTGTCGGCCGGCGACGACCTCAACCATCCGCCGCAAGGGTCGCCGGAAATCACTTCCGAACAAGGGTCGGCGGGGCTGTCGGTGGCGGCCAACCTGCTCGCCTGGCCCGCGCTCAAGCGCAAGGCCTACCGGCTCGACCCGAGCTTCGCGACCTAA
- a CDS encoding class I SAM-dependent methyltransferase has translation MGTIGEKIGFVDEPATHPDVARNIAVHDQIARRYDSLHGEIFNDVEQARIRSVLAAAMAKTTSAEGPLRALDFGCGSGNLTEHLHALGAEVVAADVSRGFLDLIDERYRDQTVETFHLNGRDLGGLPDGAFDLVATYSVLHHIPDYLAACVELARVTKPGGVVVIDHEPSPQSWFHDPVYDEFWHLARRRDWRKYLNPLNYFRGARRRLSRQDWDEGDIHVTAEDHVEWDEVGRVMAAAGMETVLAEDYLLNHAIYPRALYERYRDRCSDMRVTIFRKA, from the coding sequence ATGGGAACGATCGGCGAGAAAATCGGATTCGTCGACGAGCCAGCGACTCATCCGGACGTGGCCCGCAACATCGCCGTTCACGACCAGATCGCCCGCCGATACGATTCGCTTCACGGGGAAATCTTCAACGACGTCGAGCAGGCGCGGATTCGATCCGTGCTGGCAGCCGCGATGGCGAAGACGACGAGCGCGGAAGGCCCGTTGCGCGCGCTCGATTTCGGCTGCGGGTCGGGGAACCTGACCGAGCATCTGCACGCGCTTGGGGCCGAGGTGGTGGCCGCGGACGTATCGCGCGGCTTCCTTGACCTGATCGACGAGCGATATCGGGACCAGACGGTCGAGACGTTCCACCTGAACGGCCGGGACCTGGGCGGATTGCCGGACGGCGCCTTTGACCTGGTCGCGACCTATTCGGTGCTCCACCACATTCCGGATTACCTCGCTGCCTGCGTCGAGCTGGCGCGAGTCACGAAGCCCGGCGGGGTCGTGGTGATCGACCATGAACCGAGTCCGCAATCCTGGTTTCACGATCCGGTGTACGATGAATTCTGGCATTTGGCGCGCAGGCGCGACTGGCGCAAATACCTCAACCCGCTGAACTATTTCCGGGGCGCGCGGCGGCGGTTGTCGCGGCAGGACTGGGACGAAGGCGACATTCACGTGACCGCGGAAGACCATGTCGAGTGGGACGAGGTCGGCCGGGTGATGGCCGCTGCCGGGATGGAGACGGTGCTGGCCGAGGACTATCTGCTCAATCACGCAATCTATCCGCGCGCGCTCTATGAACGCTACCGCGACCGCTGCAGCGACATGCGCGTGACAATTTTCCGCAAGGCCTAG
- a CDS encoding acyl-CoA thioesterase — MAFDARPEHIDELGHVNNAVWVQWIQEIAVAHWRSVAAPEHDAAYFWVVVRHEIDYLRAAVEGDRVTGRTWVGEAPKGARFDRFVEFAGNDGRTCVRAKTGWAIIDKASGRPVRVPRDVVAPFIAG, encoded by the coding sequence ATGGCGTTCGACGCGCGGCCCGAGCACATCGACGAGCTTGGCCACGTCAATAATGCGGTGTGGGTGCAGTGGATCCAGGAAATCGCCGTCGCGCACTGGCGATCGGTGGCAGCGCCGGAGCATGACGCGGCCTATTTCTGGGTCGTGGTGCGGCATGAAATCGATTATCTTCGGGCCGCGGTCGAAGGCGACCGGGTGACCGGCCGCACCTGGGTCGGCGAAGCGCCCAAAGGCGCGCGGTTCGACCGCTTCGTCGAATTCGCCGGCAACGACGGCCGCACCTGTGTCCGGGCCAAGACCGGCTGGGCGATTATCGACAAGGCATCGGGGCGGCCGGTGCGAGTCCCGCGGGACGTTGTCGCGCCCTTCATTGCCGGATAG
- a CDS encoding L-lactate dehydrogenase yields MKRPASVGDYRALAKARLPHFLFEYLDGGSYGEVTLRRNVADLASVPLRQRVLRDVAAIDLSAELFGRRYAMPVGLGPVGLAGLYARRGEVQAARAAAAANVPFALSTVGACSLREVARSGNVPWFQLYFVKDRGFVQRMIETAAEAGCGALVLTVDLAVPGSRYRDARAAGAGLRRALQLAARPGWLWDVGLHGRPHSLGNLEPIVGNKAPLADFQKWIHNNFDATVSWSDVEWVRRQWQGPLIIKGILDPQDAVAAAGSGADAIVVSNHGGRQLDGVTSTARALPRVAEAVGGRLPLLADGGVRSGLDVVRMLALGADFVLLGRAWAYALAGGGEQGVAHALRLIEAEMRVAMALTGTTSIAAIGAETLDRN; encoded by the coding sequence GTGAAGCGACCGGCGAGCGTCGGCGACTATCGCGCGCTGGCGAAGGCGCGGCTGCCCCACTTCCTGTTCGAATATCTCGACGGCGGATCGTACGGCGAAGTGACGCTGCGCCGGAACGTCGCCGACCTGGCAAGCGTGCCATTGCGGCAGCGGGTGCTGCGCGACGTTGCCGCGATCGACCTTTCCGCCGAACTATTCGGACGGCGCTATGCAATGCCCGTCGGGCTCGGCCCGGTCGGGCTTGCCGGCCTGTATGCGCGGCGCGGCGAAGTGCAGGCGGCGCGGGCCGCGGCCGCCGCCAACGTCCCCTTCGCCTTGTCGACCGTCGGCGCCTGCTCGCTTCGCGAAGTGGCGCGGTCGGGCAACGTGCCCTGGTTCCAGCTCTATTTCGTCAAGGACCGCGGCTTCGTCCAGCGGATGATCGAGACGGCGGCCGAGGCCGGTTGCGGCGCTTTGGTGCTGACCGTCGACCTGGCGGTGCCGGGATCGCGCTACCGTGACGCGCGGGCGGCCGGCGCCGGGCTGCGCCGGGCGCTGCAACTGGCGGCGCGGCCCGGCTGGCTGTGGGACGTCGGCCTGCACGGCCGGCCGCACAGCCTGGGCAACCTGGAACCGATCGTCGGCAACAAGGCGCCGCTCGCCGATTTCCAGAAATGGATCCACAACAACTTCGACGCCACCGTGAGCTGGAGCGACGTCGAATGGGTGCGCCGTCAGTGGCAGGGCCCGCTGATCATCAAGGGCATCCTCGACCCGCAAGACGCGGTTGCGGCGGCCGGCAGCGGCGCCGATGCCATCGTCGTGTCGAACCATGGCGGGCGGCAGCTTGACGGCGTGACGTCGACGGCGCGCGCGCTGCCCAGGGTCGCGGAGGCGGTTGGCGGGCGACTACCCCTGCTTGCCGATGGCGGCGTTCGCTCCGGCCTCGACGTGGTTCGGATGCTCGCGCTGGGCGCGGATTTCGTGCTTCTGGGCCGGGCCTGGGCCTATGCGCTGGCCGGCGGCGGGGAACAGGGCGTTGCCCATGCGCTGCGCCTGATCGAGGCGGAGATGCGGGTGGCAATGGCCCTGACGGGCACCACCTCGATCGCCGCGATCGGCGCCGAAACGCTCGACCGCAATTAG
- the maiA gene encoding maleylacetoacetate isomerase, which produces MPRPVLHDYFRSSAAYRVRIALNLKKVDYESRQVDLRAGEQKSVEYRALNPQGFVPMLEIDDRRLTQSLSIMVYLDQRFPEPRLIPADLGDGAHVRAMAMAIASDIHPLNNLRVLKYLTGTLHLDEAAKDAWYAHWITEGFAALEAMAQQRSGGFLFGNTPTLADVCLVPQMYNARRFNVPLDAYPTLLRADASANALPAFADAHPDKHGSAQ; this is translated from the coding sequence GTGCCGCGTCCTGTCCTTCATGATTACTTCCGCTCGTCCGCCGCTTACCGCGTGCGGATCGCCCTCAACCTCAAGAAGGTCGACTATGAAAGCCGCCAGGTCGACCTGCGCGCCGGCGAGCAGAAAAGCGTCGAGTATCGGGCGCTCAACCCGCAAGGCTTCGTGCCGATGCTGGAGATCGACGACCGCCGGCTGACCCAGAGCCTGTCGATCATGGTCTACCTCGACCAGCGCTTTCCCGAGCCGCGGCTGATCCCTGCCGACCTTGGCGACGGTGCGCACGTCCGGGCAATGGCAATGGCGATCGCGTCCGACATCCATCCGCTCAACAATCTGCGCGTACTCAAATATCTCACCGGCACGCTGCACCTGGACGAGGCCGCCAAGGACGCCTGGTACGCGCACTGGATCACAGAAGGGTTCGCCGCGCTCGAGGCGATGGCGCAGCAGCGCTCCGGCGGTTTCCTGTTCGGCAACACGCCGACGCTGGCCGACGTCTGCCTGGTGCCGCAAATGTACAATGCGCGGCGGTTCAACGTCCCGCTGGACGCCTATCCGACGCTGTTGCGGGCGGACGCGAGCGCCAACGCCCTGCCCGCCTTCGCCGACGCCCATCCGGACAAGCACGGGTCCGCGCAATGA